CAATTACAGGACAATTTGCTGCTGTTGCATAAGTGCTACCTATAAAATAAAAGCTGCTGCCATTGTGGTCTATGGCACAATCAACGTCATCCATATCTATATATTCTATATTGCCATAAGCAGCATCATTATAGCTACCATCGGCATTGCAGTTTATTGCATTTAAAAATGCAATATATTCGCTATGTGTTACTTCATATTTGCTAATGTTGTATGAGCTTAAGGTTACGTTTGTATAGTATATGGGGTAAATTCCTGCAGGTATGTTTACAAAATTTGCAGGTACAGCTGAAATATTAGCCGGATAAACTAAGGTATCTGCAATATTCATCTTTATTTGATAGCCTAAGCTGGGCTGCATATCTCCAATATTGTTTAATCCGTATTGAGGCCAATATACATTTGCATTCTGGTCTTTCACTATTATAATATTTGGACCGATAGTATTAAGCATTAAGTCAATAGGTTCAGCATTTTTTCTTAAATATCCTATAATACTCCATCCTTCGAGTACAGCAATTGGTGTTTGCTGAGGTACAATTTCACTTCCAATAACAGTAAGTGTATCGGTAGTATTTGTTTTTACCTGATAGCCTTGTCCAATTGTAAAACTCCCAATGTCATTTACTCCATAAAATGGCCAAAATGCAATACCTAAGTAATTTTTCACTAATTCTATACTGTAAATAATTTCAGAAAAAACAGAATCAAGTGAAGGATTTGTAGGATCTATATATGTTGAAATAATATTCCAACCCAAATTTAAACTTATGTTTTGTCCACCAGGGAAACTAACAATTTCAATATCGTTATTATTTCGAGGTTCAATTTTAAAACTATTATATGTAAAATGTAGAACTCCTGTCAAATTATATGTTGAACCAATAGCTGGTGTATATAGAAAGAATAAGTCATCTACAACTCCTATATAAGTTCCATCAGTAATTTCCCATTCGCCATATCCAAGACTGTCGTTCGTGCATATAACATTTTCAGTTTTTATCAAAACTCCTTCATATTCTTCTGAAAAATTGGAAGGTGCAACTATAGAAACAGCCGGCAATGTGTTGTTTTGAGAATTTAAAGTAAAATTTGTTATATTTTTTAATTCAGTAAGATTATAATATTCAAAAACTTCGCATGTAATTGTAATGTCATCGCCAATATTTACCGAATAATTAGAATCATAAACGTAAATACCGCTCCAGGCTCCTGTTCCATCTTGAAGAAAGTAGCCATTACTTTCTACAGCAGTTACTATTCCTGATGTAGTTACAGTTGAGCCAACCAGAGGAGAATCTCCCGAACTATCAGTAGTAAACTGAATATTATAAATAGGAGTTGTACCGCTTACATTCAGTACTGTAAAACTTCCGGAAAAATTTGTTGTGTCAGCTTCATCATCAATTGCAACAATTTGATAATATATAATTGTACCTTCCAACTGAACGGGAATTAGAGTTGGATATGTGCAATAAAAATCTGCAGGTAGCCCGGCAACAAGAGAAAATGTATCCATCATAATCTGGTTTGGAAAATTAATTCCATCTGTTCCCCAGGAAAGTTGAGCTGATGTAATTGTTCCATCTAAATCGCTAATTGATGCACCAATATAAAATCCAACATATTCTGTAGGAGCTTCAATCACAAATGTTTCTGAAATGGTTAAAATATTATCGACCACAGGCAGCATATTTGAGCCAGCCTGATGACTTCCAAGATAGCTAACAGTATTTTGAGAATAGACAATCCATTCAGAATTTGCTGCCTCAGTTCCGGCAGACAAACTCCAATTTGTATTTCCTTGAAGAACAGTCGATTTTCTTACAATTGTATGATCTTTAGTTGCTTCAGCAACACCGGCTACATCCCACCCATTTCCCGGATCTAAATTTGGTACACCAATATAATCCAAGAATATAGTATTAGAACCATCAATTTTTATTAATGCCCGTGCATCATTTCCATTAAAATGTACTATACTTGGGTATGCTAAAACCTCATCGGCATTAGCATGGTTAAACAAGGAATTATCAAACTGATCGGCAATTATTACCCAAACTGCGCCACTTGCTAAAGTTGCACCTGAGGGAAATATATGAAAATATGTCCAATCACTTCCATTTGTTGTTTGCGCAATTTGATAATTATCAAGGTTTACTGTTGCTCCCGTTCCATTATAAATTTCAATTGCTTTGTTATTGCTGCTTCCTTCAACATATTCAGAAAAAAATAAATCAGCTTGTTGAGAATAGCTGTAAGTAAATGCAAATAAGATAATTAAAAGACTAATATTTTTTTTCATAGCATAATTAATTAATATTTTGCAAGGTAGATATTTTATATTGAACTGAAAAATCTATTTGAAACAGAATTCTGTTTTTATCAAAACAATCGGCAAAACTTTTCTCTACAACTGAAAATCTTTTTTGCGTTTATCCGTGCCACCGCTCCAAGCGGTGGCACGGATTGCAATTTCAAAACATTCGGGCATATTTAAATGCGAATCATTTTCACACAAATCAAAATAAATATTTACTTTATGCGATTTAAAAGCTAAACTTGTATTTTTGATGTTTATTGGTTCAAAGAATTTGAACATTTTGAAAGCTTTGATTTTATGAAAATAACTTATATAGTCCCCGGATTTGGTGGTAAATTTTATTGTGGGAATTGCTTGCGTGATAGCTCAGTTGTGAAAGCTCTAAATAAAAATGGACACGATGCCTTTACATTGCCGCTTTATTTGCCACATTCGTTCGAAGACTTTTTTAAGCAAAACGAGGTGCCTGTTTTTTTTGGAGCAGTAAATATCTATCTAAAACAAAATGTGAAATTTCTAAGAGGAATGCCAAATTGGATGTACAGGTTTTTTAATTCTCCGGCAATTCTGAAATTTGCTGCAAAAAAGTCAGGATCGACACGTGCTGCAGGTCTCGAGGATATGACAATTTCTATGCTAAACGGCAGCGAAGGTTTTCAAAGCGATGAATTAGAGGAGCTTATAGATTTTTTGAAGCATAAGGAAAAGCCTGATATTGTGCATCTGTCTAACGCACTTCTAATGGGATTGGCTGCACGAATCAAAGAAGAATTGAAAATTCCTGTAGTTTGTTCGCTTCAGGACGAAGATGTTTGGATAAATGCTATGCGAAAAAATTATATCGGAAAACTTTGGAATCTGATGACAGAAAAGGCTAAAGACATAGATATGTTTTTCTCGGCAAGTAAATACTTTGCAGAAAAAATGCAATCGTTTATGAAAATTTCCGATTCGAAAATCAAAGTTGTTCCACTTGGCGTAGATTCTAACAACTACACGGTTTTTGAGCCAAAAACAAATCCGCCGACTATTGGATTTCTTTCGCGAATGAACAAAAGCAATGGCTTTGAAATATTGATAGATGCATTTATCAAACTCAAGCAGACTTCAAATTTTAGTGATGCGAAACTTAAAATCACAGGTGGTAAAACTGCCGACGATGATGGTTTTATAAAAAAGCAAATTCGAAAATTAGAAAAGCATAAAATTGAAAATGACATTGAATTTATTGAATATACGGAAACAAAGCATTTAGACATTTTTTTCAATACCCTTTCAATCCTTTCAGTCCCTGTAATTGATGGTGAAGCCTTTGGATTGTACCAACTTGAGGCTTTGGCTTCCGGAATTCCAATTGTTCAACCCAATCTGGGTGCCTTCAAAGAAATAGTTGAAGAAACAAAAGCCGGAGCGGTTTATTCGCCAAACAATTCACTGGCTTTGTGCAAAAAATGGATAGAGATTTTGAGCGATGAAAATCAATTGAAAACTATGTCGGAAAATGGTGTAAAAGCAATTTCCGGAAAATATAATACCATAGAATTGGCTAAAAAGATTTCAGCAATTTACGATTCTATTATTGAAAACTAATAATATCGAAACTTCTAATACACTTATTATGAAAAAAATAGCTAAAATTGTTGTCATTGTAGTTCTCTCTTTTGCAACGCTTCTATATATAACGCCTTTGTTTTTTCATTCAAAAATTAATGAAGTAATAAAACAAGAAATAAA
This DNA window, taken from Bacteroidota bacterium, encodes the following:
- a CDS encoding glycosyltransferase family 4 protein, coding for MKITYIVPGFGGKFYCGNCLRDSSVVKALNKNGHDAFTLPLYLPHSFEDFFKQNEVPVFFGAVNIYLKQNVKFLRGMPNWMYRFFNSPAILKFAAKKSGSTRAAGLEDMTISMLNGSEGFQSDELEELIDFLKHKEKPDIVHLSNALLMGLAARIKEELKIPVVCSLQDEDVWINAMRKNYIGKLWNLMTEKAKDIDMFFSASKYFAEKMQSFMKISDSKIKVVPLGVDSNNYTVFEPKTNPPTIGFLSRMNKSNGFEILIDAFIKLKQTSNFSDAKLKITGGKTADDDGFIKKQIRKLEKHKIENDIEFIEYTETKHLDIFFNTLSILSVPVIDGEAFGLYQLEALASGIPIVQPNLGAFKEIVEETKAGAVYSPNNSLALCKKWIEILSDENQLKTMSENGVKAISGKYNTIELAKKISAIYDSIIEN